One genomic window of Coffea eugenioides isolate CCC68of chromosome 1, Ceug_1.0, whole genome shotgun sequence includes the following:
- the LOC113783869 gene encoding 60S ribosomal protein L23a-like, with translation MAPKADTTKKLDTKAQAAKVAKFVKSGTTFKKKAKKIRTKGTFHRPKTLKKDGNAKYPRISAPPRNKLDHYQILKYPLTTESAMKKIEDNNTMVFIVYIRVDKKKIKDAVKKMYDIQTKKVNTLIRPDGTKKAYVRLTPDYDALDVANKIGII, from the coding sequence ATGGCTCCTAAAGCTGACACCACAAAAAAGCTTGATACAAAGGCTCAGGCAGCCAAGGTTGCCAAATTTGTCAAATCTGGGACAACTTTTAAGAAGAAAGCCAAGAAGATCCGGACCAAAGGTACATTCCATCGTCCTAAGACATTGAAAAAGGACGGGAACGCGAAGTACCCACGCATCAGTGCTCCTCCTAGGAATAAGTTGGACCATTATCAGATTCTCAAATATCCTTTGACTACTGAATCTGCCATGAAAAAGATTGAAGATAACAATACCATGGTATTCATAGTTTACATCCGTGTTGATAAGAAGAAAATCAAAGATGCAGTGAAGAAGATGTACGACATAcagaccaagaaagtgaacactttgatcaggcctgatggaacaaagaaagcatatgttcggttgactccagactacgatgctttggatgtggcaaacaagattggaataatataa